The Arachis hypogaea cultivar Tifrunner chromosome 16, arahy.Tifrunner.gnm2.J5K5, whole genome shotgun sequence genome contains a region encoding:
- the LOC112754572 gene encoding uncharacterized protein isoform X6: MVATCVSLTSLVAIQRRSILPCVCSCSECPQGLLVSGSGDSTVPLWDFSSGVLLDTCEVAAKAGLLESNGEAEEHGHAVTYLCTTISGLLIAVAIQSLQGTVWFSCDVSAPTLSVSKLPGW; the protein is encoded by the exons ATGGTTGCCACGTGTGTTTCGCTGACAAGTTTGGTTGCCATACAGA GGAGGTCTATCCTGCCTTGCGTTTGTTCATGCTCGGAATGCCCTCAAGGCCTTCTTGTCTCTGGCAGTGGTGATTCAACG GTTCCATTGTGGGATTTCTCCTCTGGCGTGCTCCTAGATACTTGTGAGGTTGCTGCTAAG GCAGGACTTTTAGAGTCTAATGGTGAAGCAGAAGAGCATGGCCATGCTGTTACTTATTTGTGCACCACCATCAGTGGTTTGCTTATTGCTGTGGCCATCCAAAG CTTGCAAGGAACAGTATGGTTCAGCTGCGATGTTTCTGCACCCACACTTTCTGTTTCCAAG TTGCCTGGATGGTAA
- the LOC112754572 gene encoding uncharacterized protein isoform X5, producing MVATCVSLTSLVAIQRGRSILPCVCSCSECPQGLLVSGSGDSTVPLWDFSSGVLLDTCEVAAKAGLLESNGEAEEHGHAVTYLCTTISGLLIAVAIQSLQGTVWFSCDVSAPTLSVSKLPGW from the exons ATGGTTGCCACGTGTGTTTCGCTGACAAGTTTGGTTGCCATACAGA GAGGGAGGTCTATCCTGCCTTGCGTTTGTTCATGCTCGGAATGCCCTCAAGGCCTTCTTGTCTCTGGCAGTGGTGATTCAACG GTTCCATTGTGGGATTTCTCCTCTGGCGTGCTCCTAGATACTTGTGAGGTTGCTGCTAAG GCAGGACTTTTAGAGTCTAATGGTGAAGCAGAAGAGCATGGCCATGCTGTTACTTATTTGTGCACCACCATCAGTGGTTTGCTTATTGCTGTGGCCATCCAAAG CTTGCAAGGAACAGTATGGTTCAGCTGCGATGTTTCTGCACCCACACTTTCTGTTTCCAAG TTGCCTGGATGGTAA
- the LOC112754572 gene encoding uncharacterized protein isoform X3 — protein MVATCVSLTSLVAIQRGRSILPCVCSCSECPQGLLVSGSGDSTVPLWDFSSGVLLDTCEVAAKAGLLESNGEAEEHGHAVTYLCTTISGLLIAVAIQSLQGTVWFSCDVSAPTLSVSKISKVNSCVICVRV, from the exons ATGGTTGCCACGTGTGTTTCGCTGACAAGTTTGGTTGCCATACAGA GAGGGAGGTCTATCCTGCCTTGCGTTTGTTCATGCTCGGAATGCCCTCAAGGCCTTCTTGTCTCTGGCAGTGGTGATTCAACG GTTCCATTGTGGGATTTCTCCTCTGGCGTGCTCCTAGATACTTGTGAGGTTGCTGCTAAG GCAGGACTTTTAGAGTCTAATGGTGAAGCAGAAGAGCATGGCCATGCTGTTACTTATTTGTGCACCACCATCAGTGGTTTGCTTATTGCTGTGGCCATCCAAAG CTTGCAAGGAACAGTATGGTTCAGCTGCGATGTTTCTGCACCCACACTTTCTGTTTCCAAG ATTTCTAAAGTCAACTCATGCGTTATCTGTGTAAGAGTGTag
- the LOC112754572 gene encoding uncharacterized protein isoform X4, whose protein sequence is MVATCVSLTSLVAIQRRSILPCVCSCSECPQGLLVSGSGDSTVPLWDFSSGVLLDTCEVAAKAGLLESNGEAEEHGHAVTYLCTTISGLLIAVAIQSLQGTVWFSCDVSAPTLSVSKISKVNSCVICVRV, encoded by the exons ATGGTTGCCACGTGTGTTTCGCTGACAAGTTTGGTTGCCATACAGA GGAGGTCTATCCTGCCTTGCGTTTGTTCATGCTCGGAATGCCCTCAAGGCCTTCTTGTCTCTGGCAGTGGTGATTCAACG GTTCCATTGTGGGATTTCTCCTCTGGCGTGCTCCTAGATACTTGTGAGGTTGCTGCTAAG GCAGGACTTTTAGAGTCTAATGGTGAAGCAGAAGAGCATGGCCATGCTGTTACTTATTTGTGCACCACCATCAGTGGTTTGCTTATTGCTGTGGCCATCCAAAG CTTGCAAGGAACAGTATGGTTCAGCTGCGATGTTTCTGCACCCACACTTTCTGTTTCCAAG ATTTCTAAAGTCAACTCATGCGTTATCTGTGTAAGAGTGTag
- the LOC112754572 gene encoding uncharacterized protein isoform X1 gives MVATCVSLTSLVAIQRGRSILPCVCSCSECPQGLLVSGSGDSTVPLWDFSSGVLLDTCEVAAKAGLLESNGEAEEHGHAVTYLCTTISGLLIAVAIQSLQGTVWFSCDVSAPTLSVSKVRNMITHFLNDTHLHDCCHI, from the exons ATGGTTGCCACGTGTGTTTCGCTGACAAGTTTGGTTGCCATACAGA GAGGGAGGTCTATCCTGCCTTGCGTTTGTTCATGCTCGGAATGCCCTCAAGGCCTTCTTGTCTCTGGCAGTGGTGATTCAACG GTTCCATTGTGGGATTTCTCCTCTGGCGTGCTCCTAGATACTTGTGAGGTTGCTGCTAAG GCAGGACTTTTAGAGTCTAATGGTGAAGCAGAAGAGCATGGCCATGCTGTTACTTATTTGTGCACCACCATCAGTGGTTTGCTTATTGCTGTGGCCATCCAAAG CTTGCAAGGAACAGTATGGTTCAGCTGCGATGTTTCTGCACCCACACTTTCTGTTTCCAAGGTAAGAAATATGATAACACATTTTTTAAATGACACTCATTTGCATGATTGCTGTCATATTTAG
- the LOC112754572 gene encoding uncharacterized protein isoform X2: MVATCVSLTSLVAIQRRSILPCVCSCSECPQGLLVSGSGDSTVPLWDFSSGVLLDTCEVAAKAGLLESNGEAEEHGHAVTYLCTTISGLLIAVAIQSLQGTVWFSCDVSAPTLSVSKVRNMITHFLNDTHLHDCCHI, from the exons ATGGTTGCCACGTGTGTTTCGCTGACAAGTTTGGTTGCCATACAGA GGAGGTCTATCCTGCCTTGCGTTTGTTCATGCTCGGAATGCCCTCAAGGCCTTCTTGTCTCTGGCAGTGGTGATTCAACG GTTCCATTGTGGGATTTCTCCTCTGGCGTGCTCCTAGATACTTGTGAGGTTGCTGCTAAG GCAGGACTTTTAGAGTCTAATGGTGAAGCAGAAGAGCATGGCCATGCTGTTACTTATTTGTGCACCACCATCAGTGGTTTGCTTATTGCTGTGGCCATCCAAAG CTTGCAAGGAACAGTATGGTTCAGCTGCGATGTTTCTGCACCCACACTTTCTGTTTCCAAGGTAAGAAATATGATAACACATTTTTTAAATGACACTCATTTGCATGATTGCTGTCATATTTAG